Part of the Pseudomonadota bacterium genome is shown below.
GAAAAGAGCTTGTACCGTATTGTCGGTTGGACGGCGGGTACCTTCTGCCTGGAGAGTCAGCCGGAGGAGGAGTTTCCGAGACAACTGAAGCTTTCGACCGAGGGCCTGTTGATGGAGGCCATGCGACGCATGGACGAAATGGCCAGGTTGGACGATGAGCTACCCGCGATGGATGCGACGCTGTCGCTTGCATCCCCTCTGGTCGCCGAGCTGCGCGACCTGGAGCCGCAGCAGCTCGATGTATTGCAGACGGCGCTCAACCATCGCGTGGTGGAGGCGATCCTCAACCACTGTCCTGCGGACGACCTTTCGACCTGTCAGGCGCTGGTCGAGTTGCTGAAGAGCGGCTACCTACAGGAAGCGTAGGCTCGTGGCTCTAGTATCCTGGATCCCTGATTTCGTACATAAGCCTGCGAGCGATTGGCGTCGCTCGGGCCGGCGAATCGACGACGGAATAGTCTATGGTCCTGCTTGGTCGGGCTGGCAGGTGAGCAGGCGTTCGACGAGCTTCTGAGAGTAATGGCTTAGCTGGGTGAACACCACGCCCATGCCTTCGGGCTCTTGACGCACTACGCGTCCGACCCCTTGAATGCTCTCGACGGCGCCGGCGATTATGCTG
Proteins encoded:
- a CDS encoding DUF4388 domain-containing protein; translated protein: IEEVPLPDLLQLFSSSKKNGVLVVRTETDVGKLYLDAGQVVYATLNDDDTLGAEKSLYRIVGWTAGTFCLESQPEEEFPRQLKLSTEGLLMEAMRRMDEMARLDDELPAMDATLSLASPLVAELRDLEPQQLDVLQTALNHRVVEAILNHCPADDLSTCQALVELLKSGYLQEA